The Elusimicrobia bacterium HGW-Elusimicrobia-1 genome contains the following window.
AGGATCTGCCGCTACATTAAAAATTAGTTCCGCCGCTGCGGATGAATTCGGGGTTGTGCGCTTTCGAGACGGCGTCTTCCATAGTTATCTCGCCGGCGCGCAGCAGATTAAGAAGCGCCCTGTCGAGCGAAATCATTCCGTGCTTGGCTCCCGTTTCTATGGCCGAATATATCTGATGTGTTTTTCCCTCTCTTATGAGGTTCGCTATGGCGGGAGTTACGTTCATAATTTCCCTTGCGGCAACGCGGCCGACGCCCGAAGCGCGCGGAAGAAGAACCTGCGATACCACACCTTTGAGGGTAACCGACAACTGCACGCGCACCTGCTGTTGCTGATGGGGCGGGAACACGTCGATTATCCTGTCGACTGTCTGCGCCGCATCCGTAGTGTGCAATGTGCCGAAGGCAAGGTGACCGGTTTCGGAAATGGTCAACGCCGCGCCGATGGTTTCAAGGTCTCTCATCTCTCCGATAAGAACTACGTCGGGATCCTGCCGGAGCGCGTATTTAAGCGCGTTGGTGAAAGATTTCGTCTGCTGGCCGACCTCGCGCTGACGCACAATACAGTTTTGTCCTTCGTAAACGAATTCTATGGGATCTTCTATCGTCAGAATATGTTCGTGGCGTTTCTGATTTATGAGGTTTATGAGGCAGGCAAGTGTGGTTGATTTTCCGGAACCCGTGGGACCCGTGACGAGCACAAGCCCGCGCGGAATGTCGGCGAACTGAAGTATCGACGGAGGAAGTCCGAGATCCTGCGGCGTCGGAATCTTCGAGGAGATAACGCGCAGAACCGCCTCCATGCCGTTTTTCTGGTA
Protein-coding sequences here:
- a CDS encoding twitching motility protein PilT, which gives rise to MRFFAEFILRHYEILRFAQNDACRRAHNDAAEGLRMTNNGVYQQSPYTKFDTLLKKEIYFASTAVKPGRPAPEIFMDMVEILKKAVDMGASDIHIVVGKPPMIRERGHVKPLDGFPVIMAEESKRLIYSILYDAQRAQIEEKWELDCSFSIPGVSRFRVNAFYQKNGMEAVLRVISSKIPTPQDLGLPPSILQFADIPRGLVLVTGPTGSGKSTTLACLINLINQKRHEHILTIEDPIEFVYEGQNCIVRQREVGQQTKSFTNALKYALRQDPDVVLIGEMRDLETIGAALTISETGHLAFGTLHTTDAAQTVDRIIDVFPPHQQQQVRVQLSVTLKGVVSQVLLPRASGVGRVAAREIMNVTPAIANLIREGKTHQIYSAIETGAKHGMISLDRALLNLLRAGEITMEDAVSKAHNPEFIRSGGTNF